The Tubulanus polymorphus chromosome 1, tnTubPoly1.2, whole genome shotgun sequence genome contains a region encoding:
- the LOC141911786 gene encoding large ribosomal subunit protein uL4m-like: MAINLFGARVSHLISLFRVATPVTQCFTRITKKLHTSGIRQSTEELIRSPTSLDGSPLSKLQLPVITSRKLEFPNKYRESRQAWLETLATPENEMLGIVDLHPDIFAAPPRIDMIWENVRWQNLYRNIVYNCPKNRAEMRGSNRKPWPQKGTGRARHGSRRSPLWFKGGIAKGPRGPFSRYYMLNVNTRIKGLCSALTFKYAQDDLHIVDSLDLPSENPEYLEELMDAKNWGLSVLFIDDTDIMPRNIIAASSKLPQFNLMPVYGLNIVSMLKHEGLVITLRGLEKLEKRLLHHMNAPDEPMNKHQFTVIKEIGDLTIPFTPR; the protein is encoded by the exons TTACACACATCCGGAATTAGGCAGTCGACAGAAGAATTAATTCGATCGCCAACAT CGTTGGATGGGTCGCCGCTTTCGAAGTTACAGCTGCCAGTCATCACTTCGAGAAAGTTAGAATTTCCGAACAAGTATCGCGAGTCGAGGCAAGCGTGGCTCGAAACGCTCGCAACAcccgaaaatgaaatgttagGCATCGTCGATTTGCATCCAGATATTTTTGCTGCTCCACCCAg AATCGACATGATTTGGGAAAATGTTCGTTGGCAGAATTTATATCGCAATATT GTTTACAACTGTCCCAAAAATAGAGCAGAAATGAGGGGAAGTAATAGAAAACCGTGGCCTCAAAAAGGGACAGGGCGAGCCAGACATGGAAGTAGACGATCCCCGCTGTGGTTCAAAG GCGGTATCGCGAAAGGCCCACGTGGACCATTCAGTAGGTACTACATGTTGAACGTCAATACCAGAATCAAGGGACTATGTAGCGCCTTGACATTCAAATATGCCCAG GATGACCTTCATATAGTAGATTCACTCGACTTACCATCTGAAAATCCTGAG TATCTTGAAGAATTAATGGATGCCAAAAACTGGGGTTTATCTGTGCTATTTATCGACGA TACGGACATAATGCCTCGAAATATAATCGCAGCTTCATCAAAACTTCCTCAATTCAATCTAATGCCTGTGTATG GACTAAACATTGTAAGTATGCTGAAACATGAGGGACTCGTCATAACTTTACGAGGATTGGAAAAACTGGAAAAAAGACTGCTTCACCACATGAACGCGCCCGATGAACCGATGAACAAACATCAATTTACGGTCATCAAGGAAATAGGAGATTTAACTATACCCTTCACTCCGAGATGA